The DNA region TCACCCCTGGTGTCCAGTTAGCACCAGGAATAGTATAATGTGTAGAATGCAACCAAATCAGACTCACACACATCTGTGTGTATACATCTGTCCACTGGTTTTGGCAGAAACATTCCAGTGAGGACAGAGTAGCAAAAGAGACTATGGTGTTTCATCCGGATGCTAATGTAGTGTGGTGTACTGCTTGCGGCTTCAGAACTGTCATTGCTCCAACTGAGCAGTGACCACAAATTTCTACAGTGTCCTTCATGTGAACTTTGAGTCATGAGTTACAGATCTGCCCTGTCTGTTTCAAATCGTGGGTTGAGTCTCATTTTGGTCATATATGGTTAAACTTTGTACGGCATGTATATATAAGCATGCTTTGTACCTCATCACTTAAAATGTTCCCTAGCTGGCTGAAGCTATTGTTTCTTATCTTCCCGTCCATCTCACTCCTCCTTTCTGGATACCTTTCAGACTGCAGCCCCCCACCACCTGCCCCCTTCGATCACCGGATCGTGTCGGCCAAGCACAACCAAATCTCCAACTTCTACACCGTAAACCGGGAGGAGATCCTGGGAGGGTGAGaagcttttgttatgtcagtggaaCCAAATCTCCAGGACACAATGTATGAAAAGGGACATCAGTTTTGGATGAGGGGGAGGGATGTGGGAAGGGAATCTTAATCCCAATACAGACAAGTATCCTTTCCCATGGTGGGTAAGTCCAGAGTAAAGGTTGTTTATTTATATActgaccccccaccaccatacGGTCTGTGAAACCATACCCCATGCTGACTTAGAGATAATCAGCCAGTGATAATCTATTTCTTCAAAGAGAAGCCGCCAGCCTCTTCTTCATTTAAACGTCTGCAGTTCCTTCTTTCGGGGGGCTTTTAGATTACTTTTCTCACATTCAAGGGCAGGTGGCCGTTTATGAAAAAATGTCTCGCATTAGCTGTCTGTTTTGTCTGACACAATTGGAATGCCTTGAAAGAATTTTATACATATTTAGGTTGAGTTAGTTTGTGTGAATCAAGGTGAAAAGCAGTAAACCATCGCTAGATGTCAGTGTTTTTGTGTATGGAGGGGATGGCCGACGTCTCATGAGAACTTAATATGTACTTGATTCTGCACTTTTATTCACAGGGGTCGGTTTGGTCAGGTTCACAAATGTGTTGAAAACTCATCCGGTCTCACCTTGGCTGCCAAGATCATCAAGGCAAGAACTCAAAAAGAGAAGGTAAGCTTTGTCATTCTGCTTGTGTCAGAATCgtcacatgaccacacacaTGACCATATGCGGCCACACATGTGACCATGCCtggataacatttaaaaaaaaatcaaacatgtTTAAATGGTCTGTATCATCGCAGACTGTTTGAATGTGCATCACCTCCATCCatcacctccatccatccaactaaaggctgatttatacttcTGCATAGAATCTACACTGTAGATAtggccagaggtggagatttcaggtccagagtacaaatccagaccaagatttcgctcaaccaaccatttgagtataaagagtcacagtcacagagtactcaactagtTAATTGAAACCAAAATCTTGGATTGGATTTATACTCTCTGgatctgaaatctccacctctggccaTACCTATAGCGTAGAttctattgcaatatttataaagcaaaaaaagaaGTTATGAATACTGAATTTTACATGTATACTACATAATCCTGAAATGGACCAGTCATTAAAATTGCAGCGCTTGGcaagttttgtttcctataataaagtaaaaatgttttagtaaaCACCCCATACTCAGCGAACTAGCATTTTGGTGTAATTGCAGAGTGATGCAGCACACACCGGGTGCACAAGTATAAATGCTCACAACGGCATAGGCGACTTGCGTAGGCCACGGCGTGAGCAATGCAGGAGTGCAAATGGGCCTTAACTGTGAGTTTTCTGTTCACAGGAGGTGGTGAAGAATGAGATACAGGTCATGAACCAGCTCAGCCACGCCAATCTGATCCAGCTCTACGCAGCTTATGAGTCAAGATATGACATCATCTTAGTCATGGAGTAGTAAGGATCCTATTTATTGGTGCAAATAAATTTACTTCAATTTTTACCGAATAAGTCGTTATATCCCTCAGCTTTATGACATCAGGTGGGCCTAATCTGTGGCACAAAAATATACTTGTCATTTCCACAGTGCCATCTAGTGAGGGTCATCCCATGTGCAATGTTACCAGCCCTGTTTCATTTCTTTAGTTAGCTTTGTCAGAAAGGTAACCTCCTCTTGTAACTGAAAAAAGTGCATTATTAGCTTATTACATGGGTGATGATCAGGTCTCCGTGCTGGGTGGCATGATGCTTTATCCTTGTTGCTGCagtgtggctggaggtgaactgTTTGACCGCATCATTGACGAGAACTACAAGCTCACAGAGCTGGACACGGTGCTCTTCATCAGACAGATCAGTGAGGGCTTGCAGTACATGCACCAGAGGTACATTCTGCACCTGGACCTGAAGGTGAGGTGCCACACTCCACACCAGAGAACTAAGTCTGAGAAACACTGTCATGGCCTGTCTTTACAGCGTGTATCACTCCCCTTGGATTGATTAAACTCCGTTTGCTTTTGCAGCCTGAGAACATCCTGTGTGTGAGCAGAGAAACCAACAAAATAAAGATCATCGACTTCGGGCTGGCAAGGAGGTGAATGATACCTCTTATGTCCCCTTTTGGTTGTTACTGCTAATGTTTTTCAGAGCAGTATTTACTTAATTTAACTGGATGTCCTACATTATTTGGATCAGCACATATCCCAGTTGAATATTGTGTGTTTGATATAGCAGGTAACTGGTCATCATAATTATGTGAGTTAAATAAGTATCTTCTTCATTTAAACGAGTGTTACTCTTTCGCACAGATGTACTTTAAGGTCTGAATCTTCACTGAATCCTCCCCTGCTGCCCAATTCAGGTATAAACCCAGGGAGAAGCTGCGGATTAACTTTGGCACACCAGAGTTCCTGGCCCCAGAGGTGATCAACTACGAGTTTGTGTCATTCCCCACAGACACGTGGAGCCTGGGAGTCATTACCTATATGCTGTGAGTGATGCAGCTGGGGGTGCCCACTGACATGAACCATGATTgggggacacacagacacattgaGGGGACAGTGAATCCATGATATTCCAAAGCTTTATTCACTAACTCTTAATAACCCATTTTGAGTGCATACAGAACACTGTACTCTGACATTTGATAGTCGTGACCTGACACAAACCAAGGCTATTGGTTCATTGGTTTAGGTACCACTTTACCATAAGACTACCCTTATGaagggtttatgaatggtttataatcagGTTACCAATTAGGTTGTAAGACTTCGTAAGTCGTTAACAGACATTTATAAACATTGTCATACGGtgttttattaatgagttactacaaTTTATAAGTGGCAAAATGGagtcttattgtaaagtggtgcCTTTTTTATACAAGGCTATTGGTTCATTCGTTTATACAAGGCTATTGGTTTATTCGTTTATATAAGGCTATTGGTTCattcatttatacaaggctattgGTTTATTCGTTTATACAAGGCTATTGGTTCATTCGTTTATACAAGGCTATTGAAATGGACAACCTGGAGCAGAGAGACTTTACATATAGTGATGCAGGTCTTTCAGCACAGTGACATTGTAGAGCTCCTTCTCCAATGTTGCCACCTGCTGGCAGGCTCAGCGGACTGTCGCCCTTCCTTGGAGAGGATGACAATGAGACACTGAACAACATCCTCTCCTGCAAGTGGACCTTTGAGGATGAGGAGTTTATGGATATCTCTGACGAGGCCAAAGATTTCATCACCAGGCTCCTAGTCAAGAGCAAGAGGTAAGTCTTATGGGCACTGGCCTTAAATGGCTCCAGTGATGAACATGGTCACCTTCAGACCTGCAGTGGAGGCCACAGCTATGTTATTCGGTGACTGTGACCAAAGCAGCTGGGACTTTGCTAATTTGTATGTCGCTAGCAAGTCCAAGGTCCAAGTTTCACCGCCACTCACCCTGTAACACAATGAAATTCTTGCACTGCAGTTGAGGATGGGGCTTCATGAGATTGGTCAAATAGTGTGCAATGCAAGACAAGACAGTGCAGGCAAAGCAGTGAATTATAAgaatgaataaacaaataagTTATGAATTTGTGTAGTGGGACCACGGTATGAAACAGGGGTGTCCAAtcgtatccgcaaagggccggtgtgtaggCGGGCTTTCACTGcacctccctaattagattactaattagaggactgatgagtcctcacacctgggcttGAACAGCTGACttacaggttaccccaaaaacctgcatgcaCACCGGCCCTTcgcggataagattggacacccctggtATGAAATAACAAATGGACCATACCACAGAAAAATAATTAAGGATACAGCTCAGTCTCCTCAGGCTCAGTTGTGAGTCTCCTGAAGGTCCAGGCTTGGCATGGTGGCCCATGTCTATTTATCTGACCTCATAGCTGGAGGATGAGTGCAGCAGAGGCCCTGAGGCACCCCTGGCTGTCAGACCGCAAGCTGCACTATCACCTGCACAAAAAGGTATGCGTACCTGCTCTGCGCCCTTACGCTCCTGTGGGAAAAGCATGCTTACAGTGGCTGACCTGCTCGCTGAAACTAACTCCACTTTTCCCTCCAGAAAAACAAGTGCCATTCATCCCATGCACCTCCTTCTGGGAACAGCTGATCAGGTTTGCTACGGTGTCTCATAAAGTGTTTAAACAGCAACACAGTCCAGTGACACTATAAAGATGATTAGATTACATTACATGAGATTCAACTTTATTGTTATTGTACTGAGTACAGGTACAGAACCAATGAAGTGTGCTTAGCATCCAGCCAGGTACAAATAAACAGTGGGCACAGCTAACCAAAAAGTTAGCTTCGATAACTGCTAATCTGCTAACTCCAACATCTAATTCGATAAAGCTAAACTGCTAAAAAATTTTGAAAAGCAAAACAGCTAACGACAGTCACTAGCCACTAACTTTTATTAAGAACATACCTAGAGAGCCGTAATTTTAATATGTTGTCGCTTAGACATATACCGTTCCAGAACAGTGTAGCATACCAAGATCAAATGATGATCAAGGTTCAcacaaataattaaatgaacaaatgaaattaaaatttgtTTGCAGTCAACAACCAACATACGGTTGATTTACTGTAAACTTGTAGACTTAGTAAACTGACCGTTATTATAGTAACGTACTTTGCCTCTGTAAGGTCCGGGACACACCGGATTGCATAGCAGCTGCGAAACCTGTTAATTTTcctttcggcgcccatgttctCAGGTTAGAGCAGCACACGGTCTACATGACATGCGTGTTTCAGGCGTGACTCACGCCTCGCGGCAGTGGCGCGTTATCTAGAGTCGGACTGGCGCTTTTCTGTCACGCATGCAGTAAACGGTTTTGAGCAAAAATAGACAATTAACAAGATATGTCGATAGTCATACTGACATCCTACTAGCAAAATTGTATAACTGACATCTTTCGCCATAGTTTCTATGCTACACATCATAGACACGAAGAAATctaaattatataaattattttaaccATTTTCCCAATTGTATTTATTAAAGTTGATAGTGGAGGCTACATGTGCACTGTATACTTAGAGTAGAAAACCCAAATGTAGGCTGTAATTATATAATATTGATAAGATAATAGAACATTAAAGCACAGTCGTTTTCAGGTGCTCTCTCTTTCGCTCTTGAATTACTAAAAACGGAACTATATTTAGCTAATTGGTCCAATAATGGTTTTCAAAGTTAGCATGAAATGCTAATCCTTTGACGAAAAAGTTAACTTTGCTAATTAGTGGTTAGCGAATTAGCAGAACTTCGCCTTCAATTGCAGCTAAATTTTATACAAATGCTATAAATCTAGTCAATTACTGTTCCTGTAGCTCAACAAGTAGAACACTGTTAATGCAAAGGTTGTGTATCCAAATCATATAGCGCACGTAACGTTAACCTTCTTTgcaagttgctttggataaaagtggtaGGTAAATTATAAATAGTGTCATATTTCTTGTCACAATCATTCACTCTGTGCTTCCTGTTTGTTTCTTATATTGCAGATAACCTCATAATATTGCACTTAACCATTATTTAAATTTACAATTTATTCCTATTATACTTGTTGAAGAGTAAGCATTTTTTTGTAAGCTGTCCGTGTGCCCAAAGGATTTACCTATTTTCTCTCTGTCTCGGTCTCCTTCAGAGTAGGACTACAAATCGCCGGCCCTGTAATCACATGGGCCCAGCCCCCTGGACCAACACCACTGTACCCAAACACACCTGCCTCTCCGCCATGCACCATCATGGGCCCATCTAGGCCAGCTGGTCTTTGGTGCAGTTCCACCACAGCAAAGGTGCTTATCCCAGCTAAATGGCATTCGACGCATCATAATTTACTGATGAGTCCCCCTCCCTCGTTATGATGCAAAAACAGCTACAAACCACTCAAGTATctcaaaaaatgtcactgatttttaaacatgcaGGTCTATAAGCAAATATTATACTTAAACAGCTAGTCGCACAGCAATGCTGTACCTGGTGATTTGAGCACGTGTACCATATGGAGATGTGTTTTCTTGATCAGTGTTTAGCCCAGTTCatttgttcatttatttatttgcatttatttatttagcagatgattTTTGTCCATATCGGCCCATGCTTTCGGTTTTGAGTCTTATGTTTAAAGCGTAGGAATGTAGTCccgaattagttttttttttcagaaataatTATCTGATTTCCTCTGAATTGCGCCTGCAACAATGTCTGCCATTACTTGTGAGCAGAATACCCTTGATTCTCTGGGTTTGAATTAGTACATCAGACTGGGGAATTTAAAGTGTGTAATCTGcctaaaaaaataattacatgTATGTATTATTAtgtaattaattacatttttggtCATTTCAAGAGTTGTGTGTAATTTCTAAGTAGTACATTGACATTACTGATTTTGACATCATTTCCTTTGGTTTTGAATTCTTAGGTTAA from Brienomyrus brachyistius isolate T26 chromosome 1, BBRACH_0.4, whole genome shotgun sequence includes:
- the mylk4b gene encoding myosin light chain kinase family member 4 isoform X2 gives rise to the protein MEEFLMDKDIWIVGSVCLVASFFWGRVWTLLTDKQTREKVTPPEIQLKAQKSKDAKEKFSPSLNGLKTQKKKKPPDAGDTISLKKKALLLEEIQKLNQQNAERSARPATPELQDAEGSDCLPGLIPSIPQSTVDSSEESSALSSSEEEQDKEDKATQLEDSLIVNEEGENEEHFTESEHEEEVEDEEEDAEEALEEDEGTEYELQREETELTDEHLPLPVALPLESHEAPEAGPKRRVTAGLLGEEEAHKKSRVEETSRDPEPVEDEVEAEEQKEDEENDGEALLEEYIIDCSPPPPAPFDHRIVSAKHNQISNFYTVNREEILGGGRFGQVHKCVENSSGLTLAAKIIKARTQKEKEVVKNEIQVMNQLSHANLIQLYAAYESRYDIILVMEYVAGGELFDRIIDENYKLTELDTVLFIRQISEGLQYMHQRYILHLDLKPENILCVSRETNKIKIIDFGLARRYKPREKLRINFGTPEFLAPEVINYEFVSFPTDTWSLGVITYMLLSGLSPFLGEDDNETLNNILSCKWTFEDEEFMDISDEAKDFITRLLVKSKSWRMSAAEALRHPWLSDRKLHYHLHKKKNKCHSSHAPPSGNS